In Chitinophaga sp. HK235, a single window of DNA contains:
- a CDS encoding acyl-CoA thioesterase, which produces MDSIYHTITLRFLAEPSDVNFGGKVHGGSVMKWIDQAGYTCAANWSGQYAVTVYVGGIRFFKPIAIGDLVEINASIIYTGKTSMHISIDVFAGNPRQQEKQKTTHCVMVFAAVDDQGKTITVPKWTPRTENEIKMETYAKKLMDLRKDIDEEMKPYM; this is translated from the coding sequence ATGGACTCTATTTATCATACTATTACCCTGCGTTTTCTGGCAGAACCATCAGACGTTAATTTCGGCGGCAAAGTGCATGGCGGCTCTGTTATGAAATGGATAGACCAGGCAGGATATACCTGTGCAGCCAACTGGAGCGGACAATATGCAGTAACCGTGTATGTGGGCGGTATACGCTTCTTCAAACCTATCGCTATCGGCGACCTCGTGGAAATCAATGCATCCATCATCTATACCGGCAAAACCAGCATGCATATCTCTATCGATGTTTTCGCCGGCAATCCGCGTCAGCAGGAAAAGCAGAAGACTACTCACTGCGTGATGGTCTTTGCTGCAGTAGATGATCAGGGTAAAACGATAACGGTGCCCAAGTGGACACCGCGTACCGAAAATGAAATTAAAATGGAGACCTATGCTAAAAAACTAATGGACCTCCGTAAAGATATTGACGAAGAGATGAAACCCTATATGTAG
- a CDS encoding DUF695 domain-containing protein, with protein sequence MHKDYRPDWDIYTCHIEESPAVIGLDLDLRRFAPLKEKPNAIYITVYLNNPREDGFPQNDEFAIMGEIEDSLVEQLTTKLDAHFVGRTFSNGVRDFYFYTGNTLLHDKFIADAMIEFPDYRYDYGVKEDNNWELYFDFLFPDVYEFQRIQNRKVLRMLRQHGDMSERERPIEHWIHFRTEEDKTAYWEHIRENGFVIAHDLKADNPEFPFRLCISRSDKASEATIDSVVMSLWELAHQVNAEYDGWETSIIK encoded by the coding sequence ATGCATAAGGATTACCGACCGGACTGGGATATTTACACGTGCCATATTGAAGAAAGTCCAGCAGTAATAGGCCTTGACCTGGATCTGAGACGATTTGCACCATTGAAGGAGAAGCCGAATGCCATATATATTACGGTGTACCTGAATAATCCGCGTGAAGACGGATTTCCGCAGAATGATGAATTTGCCATCATGGGAGAAATAGAGGACAGCCTGGTAGAACAGCTAACAACCAAACTGGATGCGCATTTTGTGGGCCGTACTTTTTCAAATGGTGTGCGTGATTTCTATTTTTATACAGGCAATACATTGCTGCATGATAAATTCATTGCCGATGCAATGATCGAATTCCCGGACTATCGTTATGACTACGGAGTAAAAGAGGACAATAACTGGGAACTCTACTTCGATTTCCTCTTCCCGGACGTATACGAGTTTCAGCGGATACAAAACAGGAAAGTGTTGCGTATGCTGCGTCAGCATGGAGATATGTCTGAGCGGGAGCGTCCTATAGAACACTGGATACATTTCAGAACAGAAGAAGACAAAACAGCCTACTGGGAACATATCCGGGAGAATGGTTTTGTCATAGCCCATGACCTTAAGGCGGACAATCCGGAATTTCCCTTCAGGTTATGTATATCCCGTTCCGATAAAGCCAGTGAGGCCACTATCGACAGTGTGGTCATGAGCCTCTGGGAACTCGCCCATCAGGTAAATGCAGAATATGACGGCTGGGAAACCAGCATTATAAAATAA
- a CDS encoding outer membrane beta-barrel family protein: MRKVVLLLTGWMVLFNLTLMAQQPGGKNPAANTGSIYGKLLDAQTGKPVEYASVAILRPDSSVLTGMLSKPNGDFNFDNLTIGKYILKINFIGYEVFFKPVQFSGKTAALDAGNIKLHPNVKSLATVNVVGEKPAFTMAIDKRVFNVEKNLASIGGTATDVLKQVPSVSVDIDGNVSVRNGAPTIFVDGRPTTLTLDQIPADAIANIEVVTNPSAKYDAEGMSGILNIVLKKNKKAGINGQLSAGVTSLGSTNTGIDFNLRQEKFNFFINYGTRNRKSPMTSRLFRKNIGRDTTNYTEQLQDGDFYRNFQTGRIGFDWFIDNRNTITISEGLTGGNFNRYNDQTQNELDINRELVRYGTGINNSKNGFRNYTTQLGYKHTFAHEGEELTADFTYNYATSDNSSEYSLQYFNLKGDSIFSPIKPQNRYGSGDGKTTYITGQLDYIRPLTEKSKIEMGLRTNTRKFDNYTNTFGQNYPSGNFTIDSALSNNYHYQEQINAGYVSYTGAHSNFGYQVGLRAEQSNYSGETRFGQKDSYKINYPISLFPSVFLSQKLKGDHEFQLNYSRRIRRPWFRDLLPTIEYSGQNANRGNPDLRPEFTNSFELSYLKDFAHKHNILVSLYYRNTDNAITDFYVDTTLNLNGQTQRVLLSYPINASTRNSYGAEFTIRSQITKAWDLTANFNLAQTKITASNQGDNLTNQGFTWFGKLNSNTKLPWNLTLQITGEYESRQILPQGERKPQYSIDAGIKKDMLKNKALSVSLTLNDIFNSDRNLSYTTTAFSEQENYRKRLSRELRLNATWRFGKMDYNLFKRKNNKSGKENGNDIGGGERE; the protein is encoded by the coding sequence ATGAGAAAAGTTGTATTACTCCTGACAGGATGGATGGTGTTGTTTAACCTGACATTAATGGCCCAGCAACCCGGCGGAAAAAATCCCGCGGCCAATACCGGATCAATCTATGGCAAACTACTGGACGCGCAAACGGGAAAACCCGTTGAATACGCCTCTGTAGCCATCTTACGCCCAGACTCTTCCGTGCTCACCGGTATGCTATCCAAACCTAACGGAGATTTTAATTTTGATAATCTTACCATCGGAAAATATATACTGAAGATTAACTTCATCGGCTATGAAGTTTTTTTTAAGCCCGTACAGTTCAGTGGTAAAACCGCCGCCCTGGATGCCGGTAACATCAAACTGCATCCCAATGTAAAATCGCTCGCAACCGTTAATGTAGTAGGCGAGAAACCCGCCTTTACGATGGCAATCGACAAAAGGGTGTTCAACGTGGAAAAGAACCTCGCCAGTATAGGTGGTACTGCTACCGATGTACTCAAACAGGTGCCTTCCGTGAGTGTTGACATCGATGGCAACGTGAGCGTACGGAATGGCGCCCCTACTATCTTTGTAGATGGCCGCCCTACCACGCTTACACTCGACCAGATTCCGGCTGATGCCATCGCCAATATTGAAGTGGTGACTAACCCTTCCGCTAAATATGATGCAGAAGGCATGAGCGGTATCCTCAATATTGTTCTGAAAAAAAATAAAAAAGCAGGTATCAACGGTCAGCTTAGTGCGGGCGTTACCTCCCTCGGCAGCACCAACACTGGCATTGACTTTAACCTCAGACAAGAGAAGTTCAACTTCTTCATCAACTACGGTACACGCAACCGCAAATCTCCCATGACCAGCCGTCTCTTTAGAAAAAATATCGGCAGAGATACTACCAACTACACCGAACAGCTGCAGGACGGCGATTTCTACCGTAACTTCCAAACCGGCCGCATCGGCTTCGACTGGTTCATCGACAACCGTAATACCATTACCATTTCCGAAGGCCTCACCGGCGGCAACTTCAACCGCTATAACGATCAGACACAAAACGAACTGGACATCAACCGTGAACTGGTACGCTATGGCACTGGCATCAACAACAGCAAAAACGGCTTCCGCAACTATACTACCCAGCTGGGTTACAAACATACTTTCGCCCATGAAGGTGAAGAGCTGACCGCCGACTTCACCTACAACTACGCGACCAGTGATAACAGTTCTGAATATTCCCTTCAGTATTTTAACCTGAAAGGTGATAGCATCTTCAGTCCGATTAAACCGCAAAACCGCTATGGCAGCGGTGATGGTAAAACAACTTATATCACCGGACAGCTCGACTACATAAGACCACTTACCGAAAAGTCAAAGATAGAGATGGGATTGCGTACCAACACCCGCAAGTTCGATAACTACACCAATACCTTCGGACAGAACTATCCCAGTGGTAATTTTACGATAGACTCCGCGCTATCCAACAACTATCACTACCAGGAACAGATCAACGCCGGTTATGTAAGTTATACGGGTGCCCATTCCAACTTCGGCTACCAGGTTGGCTTAAGGGCTGAACAGTCCAACTACTCCGGCGAAACCCGCTTCGGACAGAAGGATTCCTACAAGATCAATTACCCGATCAGCCTGTTCCCCAGTGTGTTCCTGTCTCAGAAACTGAAAGGCGATCATGAGTTCCAGCTCAACTACAGCCGCCGCATCCGCCGGCCCTGGTTCAGAGATCTCCTGCCTACTATCGAATACAGCGGACAGAACGCCAACCGCGGTAACCCGGACCTCCGCCCCGAGTTCACCAACTCCTTTGAATTGTCCTACCTGAAAGACTTTGCCCATAAACACAATATCCTGGTGTCATTATACTATCGTAACACCGACAATGCCATCACGGATTTTTATGTTGATACCACCCTTAACCTGAACGGACAAACGCAAAGGGTACTGTTGTCTTATCCGATCAATGCCAGCACACGTAATTCCTATGGTGCAGAGTTTACGATCCGCAGCCAGATCACCAAAGCCTGGGACCTGACGGCCAACTTCAATCTGGCCCAGACTAAGATCACAGCCAGCAACCAGGGTGATAATCTGACCAATCAGGGCTTTACCTGGTTTGGTAAACTGAACAGTAATACCAAATTACCCTGGAATCTTACACTGCAGATTACAGGTGAGTATGAGTCCCGTCAGATCCTTCCCCAGGGCGAAAGGAAACCACAATACTCCATTGATGCCGGCATCAAAAAGGATATGCTGAAAAACAAAGCACTGTCTGTGTCGCTTACACTGAACGATATCTTTAATTCAGACCGTAACCTCAGTTATACTACCACTGCGTTTTCCGAACAGGAAAACTATCGCAAGCGTCTTAGCCGCGAGCTGCGCCTCAATGCCACCTGGCGCTTCGGTAAGATGGACTACAACCTGTTTAAACGGAAAAACAACAAGTCCGGAAAAGAAAACGGTAACGATATAGGTGGCGGAGAAAGAGAATAA
- a CDS encoding ABC transporter ATP-binding protein — translation MQNETSATPAPKPNLKWKSLKKTFRLFRYVKPHWVEFALGMFFLLISSLAGLAFPRLLGDLVNPKSVTDLLHGFNKAGLLLVAVLIGQAVFSFCRTVLFVNVTEKTLAALRQHVYAHMIKLPMKFFLERRVGELTSRISSDISLLQDTLTTTLAEFIRQMIIIIGGVIILLITSWELTAFMMAILPLMMVVSVFFGRFIRRFAKQVQAQVAAANTVVEETLQGILNVKAFANEYFEIARYRQRTNEAARIGMKSGKFRGAFSSFIILGIFGALVAVIWRGVSMGMTTPELMSFILYSVFIGGSIAGLAEVYTSLQKSIGATENLLEILDEPEEAITPIEQISLADQLGGQISFRDVSFHYPSRPDLTILQGISFNVKQDQKVALVGPSGAGKSTIVSLLLRLYDPEHGRITYDGKPGTSIPLSVLRSQMAVVPQDVFLFGGTIRENIAYGKTDATDEELEAAARKANAWEFIRHFPLGLDTIVGERGIQLSGGQRQRIAIARAVLKNPRILILDEATSALDSESERLVQDALDKLMEGRTSIVIAHRLATIRQADKIIVLDKGRIVEEGTHAELIGVDGGLYRMLSEMQFTH, via the coding sequence ATGCAAAATGAAACCAGTGCAACACCAGCACCAAAACCAAATCTGAAATGGAAGTCCCTGAAAAAGACCTTTCGCTTGTTCCGTTATGTAAAGCCTCACTGGGTTGAATTTGCCCTGGGTATGTTTTTCCTGCTGATCTCCAGCCTGGCTGGGTTGGCTTTTCCCCGTTTACTGGGCGATCTGGTAAACCCTAAAAGCGTTACGGACCTGTTGCATGGTTTTAACAAGGCTGGTCTGTTACTGGTAGCTGTCCTGATCGGACAGGCGGTGTTTTCATTTTGCCGTACCGTTTTGTTTGTTAATGTTACTGAGAAAACGCTGGCAGCCCTGCGACAGCATGTCTACGCCCATATGATCAAACTGCCCATGAAGTTTTTTCTGGAGAGGAGAGTAGGAGAGCTGACCAGCCGTATTTCGTCAGACATATCCCTGTTGCAGGACACCTTAACCACCACGCTGGCTGAGTTTATCCGGCAGATGATCATCATCATCGGTGGTGTTATTATTCTGCTGATCACCTCCTGGGAGCTGACCGCCTTTATGATGGCCATTCTGCCGCTGATGATGGTTGTGTCTGTATTTTTCGGTAGGTTTATCCGGCGTTTTGCCAAGCAGGTACAGGCCCAGGTGGCTGCCGCCAATACCGTAGTAGAAGAAACCCTGCAGGGTATCCTTAACGTAAAGGCTTTTGCCAACGAATATTTTGAAATAGCCCGGTACCGTCAGCGCACCAATGAAGCAGCCCGTATTGGCATGAAAAGCGGTAAATTCAGGGGGGCCTTCTCTTCCTTTATCATCCTTGGTATCTTTGGCGCCCTCGTAGCCGTTATCTGGCGGGGTGTTTCCATGGGAATGACCACGCCTGAACTGATGTCGTTTATCCTTTACTCTGTGTTTATCGGTGGCTCCATTGCCGGTCTGGCCGAAGTATATACCAGCCTGCAAAAAAGTATTGGTGCTACCGAAAACCTGCTTGAAATACTGGACGAGCCCGAAGAGGCTATTACGCCCATAGAACAGATTTCACTGGCCGACCAGTTAGGAGGTCAGATCAGTTTCCGGGATGTTTCGTTTCATTATCCTTCCCGCCCCGATCTTACCATCCTGCAAGGTATATCCTTTAATGTGAAGCAGGATCAGAAGGTGGCGCTGGTAGGTCCCAGTGGTGCCGGTAAAAGTACTATCGTGTCTTTATTGCTGCGACTGTATGATCCGGAACATGGCCGCATCACTTATGATGGCAAACCGGGAACTTCGATTCCGTTGTCGGTGCTTCGCTCACAGATGGCAGTAGTACCGCAGGACGTGTTCCTGTTTGGTGGCACCATCCGCGAAAATATCGCCTATGGTAAAACCGATGCTACTGATGAAGAGCTGGAAGCGGCAGCACGGAAAGCCAATGCCTGGGAGTTTATCCGGCATTTCCCACTGGGGCTCGACACTATTGTAGGGGAGAGAGGTATACAGCTCTCCGGCGGACAACGCCAGCGTATCGCTATTGCGAGAGCCGTATTAAAAAATCCACGTATCCTCATCCTGGATGAAGCTACTTCTGCGCTGGATTCAGAGTCTGAAAGGCTGGTACAGGACGCATTAGACAAATTAATGGAAGGTCGTACTTCTATCGTCATCGCCCACCGCCTGGCCACTATCCGGCAGGCAGATAAAATCATTGTGCTGGATAAAGGCCGTATTGTGGAGGAAGGTACGCATGCTGAACTGATCGGTGTAGATGGAGGTCTTTACCGGATGCTGAGTGAAATGCAGTTCACGCACTAA
- a CDS encoding DUF1328 domain-containing protein produces the protein MLRWALIFFIVAIVAAIFGFGGIAEDAASIAKILFFIFLLLFIISFITGMLRK, from the coding sequence ATGTTACGTTGGGCATTAATATTCTTTATCGTGGCCATTGTGGCAGCCATCTTCGGGTTTGGAGGTATTGCTGAGGACGCGGCATCCATTGCCAAGATACTCTTCTTTATTTTCCTGCTCCTCTTTATCATCTCCTTCATCACAGGGATGTTGAGGAAATAA
- a CDS encoding FdhF/YdeP family oxidoreductase produces MEENPVKFTGLKLTKPPTVAAGIPAVWSSMKHILEAMNAFRGTKALLQLNQKHGFDCPGCAWPDPDDERSPIAEYCENGAKAIAEEATTRKLGPAFFAANSVASMGELTDYEIGKKGRIAQPMYLAPGATHYTPISWKDAYGKIAAHLRQLGSPDQAVFYTSGRTSNEAAFLYQLMVREYGTNNLPDCSNMCHESSGVALGEAVGIGKGSVTLEDIHQAEVIIILGQNPGTNHPRMLTALQKAKENGATIIAVNPLMETGLLNFLNPQTVKGMLQMKAPLTDIFLQVKINGDMALLKAVTLLLLEEEEKNPGTVFDNAFIAGQTAGYDTYISHLRQHRLADLAQACGIPTKQIRETAAALLHKHKIVACWAMGLTQHKNAVDTIREIVNLLLLKGSIGKPGAGTCPVRGHSNVQGDRTMGIYEKPAPAFLQKLETVYGFKPPQHHGYDVVNAIHAMYKGDAKVFIAMGGNFLSATPDTAYTAKALRNCDLTVHVSTKLNRSHIVHGREALILPCLGRSDKDIQQQETQFVTCENSMGVVQMSKGSLQPISDDLKSEPLIVCELAQALLGSQSKVPWQQYALHYDHIRNAIEQVIPGFEDYNKRVRNPGGFYLPNGSRVGKFNTNTGKANFNVADVPENPLGPDEFMMMTIRSHDQFNTTIYGLDDRYRGVHSERRVIFMNPEDIRNSGFSAGQIVDLYNNHGQTERVAYGFIIVAYNIPERCTATYFPETNVLVPVNTVADKSNTPVSKGVIIKIKSSTINNKI; encoded by the coding sequence ATGGAAGAAAATCCGGTAAAATTCACAGGGCTTAAGTTAACCAAGCCTCCTACAGTGGCGGCAGGTATTCCAGCCGTATGGTCCAGTATGAAACATATTCTGGAGGCGATGAATGCCTTCCGGGGTACAAAAGCTTTACTGCAGTTAAACCAGAAACATGGTTTCGACTGTCCGGGCTGTGCCTGGCCGGACCCTGATGATGAACGCTCTCCAATTGCAGAATACTGTGAAAACGGTGCCAAGGCCATCGCTGAAGAAGCCACCACGCGGAAACTGGGCCCTGCCTTCTTTGCTGCCAATAGTGTGGCTTCCATGGGAGAGCTGACAGATTATGAGATCGGTAAAAAAGGAAGGATTGCCCAGCCCATGTATTTGGCTCCGGGCGCAACACATTATACACCTATATCGTGGAAAGACGCCTATGGTAAAATAGCCGCTCATCTCAGGCAGCTGGGATCACCGGACCAGGCGGTCTTTTATACTTCTGGCCGTACCAGCAACGAAGCAGCATTCCTTTATCAGCTGATGGTACGGGAATACGGTACCAACAATCTGCCCGACTGCTCCAATATGTGCCATGAATCCAGCGGAGTAGCCCTCGGAGAGGCCGTAGGCATAGGCAAAGGTTCTGTGACTCTGGAAGATATCCATCAGGCAGAAGTGATTATCATTCTTGGACAAAATCCGGGTACCAACCATCCGCGGATGCTTACAGCGCTGCAGAAAGCCAAGGAAAACGGCGCTACCATTATCGCAGTCAACCCACTGATGGAGACAGGTCTGCTCAACTTCCTCAATCCACAAACGGTGAAAGGCATGTTACAGATGAAAGCTCCACTCACTGATATATTCCTTCAGGTAAAGATCAACGGGGATATGGCCCTGTTGAAAGCCGTTACACTGCTGTTGCTGGAAGAAGAAGAAAAAAATCCGGGTACCGTATTCGACAACGCTTTCATCGCCGGCCAAACTGCCGGGTACGATACATATATCTCTCATTTGCGGCAACACCGGCTGGCCGATCTGGCGCAGGCCTGCGGCATTCCAACAAAACAAATCCGTGAAACTGCTGCGGCCCTGCTGCACAAACATAAAATCGTCGCCTGCTGGGCGATGGGACTTACCCAACATAAAAACGCTGTAGATACGATCCGTGAGATTGTCAACCTGTTGCTGCTAAAAGGCAGTATCGGCAAACCAGGTGCCGGCACCTGCCCTGTGCGCGGTCATAGTAATGTACAGGGCGACAGGACCATGGGTATCTATGAAAAACCAGCCCCCGCCTTCCTGCAAAAGCTGGAAACGGTATATGGCTTTAAACCGCCGCAGCATCATGGTTATGATGTGGTGAATGCCATCCATGCCATGTATAAGGGAGATGCCAAAGTATTTATTGCCATGGGGGGCAATTTCCTGTCGGCCACGCCTGATACCGCCTACACGGCGAAAGCACTGCGCAACTGTGACCTTACCGTGCACGTCTCTACGAAACTCAACCGCAGCCACATCGTCCATGGCCGCGAAGCATTGATCCTTCCCTGCCTCGGACGAAGCGACAAAGATATTCAGCAGCAGGAAACCCAGTTTGTGACCTGCGAAAACTCCATGGGTGTAGTACAGATGTCAAAAGGTAGTCTTCAACCGATATCTGACGATCTGAAAAGCGAACCCCTGATCGTTTGCGAACTGGCACAGGCATTGCTGGGATCTCAAAGTAAAGTTCCCTGGCAACAGTACGCCCTGCATTACGATCATATCCGGAATGCCATCGAACAGGTGATTCCAGGCTTTGAAGATTATAACAAACGGGTAAGAAATCCGGGAGGCTTTTATCTTCCCAACGGGTCGAGGGTAGGTAAATTTAATACCAACACCGGCAAAGCCAATTTTAATGTGGCAGATGTGCCTGAAAACCCGCTGGGGCCGGACGAATTCATGATGATGACCATTCGCAGCCATGATCAGTTCAATACAACTATCTATGGCCTGGATGATCGTTACAGAGGAGTACACAGCGAACGCAGGGTGATCTTTATGAATCCGGAAGATATACGTAACAGTGGTTTCTCTGCCGGGCAAATAGTAGACCTGTATAACAATCACGGGCAAACGGAAAGAGTCGCTTATGGTTTCATTATCGTGGCCTATAATATACCCGAAAGGTGCACAGCCACCTATTTTCCCGAAACCAATGTATTGGTGCCGGTAAACACAGTGGCCGACAAGAGCAACACGCCGGTATCCAAAGGTGTCATTATCAAAATAAAATCATCTACCATCAACAACAAAATATGA
- the fdhD gene encoding formate dehydrogenase accessory sulfurtransferase FdhD — protein MTKAVVHTRIKKVTAAGITDTEDILAAEEPLEIRLIHGPTHNRRQQNIAVTMRTPGQDKELATGFLFTEGIIPQVADIHHITLSDTTNGSVATVFLKEQAIPSLDHSQRNFQATAACGLCGKSSITDIHTGVAVNSGKNRPHFPAELLYPLPQQLREQQAVFRHTGGLHAAALINQEGQIVLLHEDIGRHNAVDKIIGAALEQRLPLHESLLLLSGRAGFELIQKAAMAAIPVVAAIGAPSGMAVKMAAAWNITLIGFLKEERFNIYT, from the coding sequence ATGACAAAAGCTGTTGTTCACACACGTATAAAGAAAGTAACGGCAGCCGGTATTACAGACACCGAAGATATACTGGCTGCCGAAGAGCCACTGGAGATAAGACTGATACATGGTCCTACCCATAACCGCCGTCAGCAGAACATTGCTGTTACTATGCGCACACCTGGCCAGGATAAGGAACTGGCCACAGGTTTCCTGTTCACAGAAGGTATTATCCCCCAGGTAGCCGACATACACCATATTACCTTGTCGGATACAACCAACGGAAGTGTGGCTACTGTTTTCTTAAAGGAACAGGCCATCCCTTCCCTCGACCACAGTCAGCGTAACTTTCAGGCCACCGCCGCCTGCGGCTTATGTGGCAAATCTTCCATCACGGATATTCATACAGGCGTTGCCGTTAATAGCGGTAAAAACCGGCCTCATTTCCCGGCAGAATTGCTCTACCCACTTCCACAGCAATTGAGAGAGCAACAAGCGGTATTCAGGCATACCGGTGGTCTGCACGCTGCGGCACTCATTAACCAGGAAGGACAGATCGTTTTGCTGCATGAGGATATTGGCCGGCACAATGCTGTCGATAAAATCATCGGTGCCGCCCTGGAACAACGGCTACCTCTACACGAAAGCCTGCTCCTACTGAGTGGCAGGGCCGGTTTTGAACTGATCCAGAAAGCCGCCATGGCCGCCATACCCGTAGTTGCGGCCATCGGTGCCCCCTCCGGCATGGCCGTAAAAATGGCCGCAGCCTGGAACATAACCCTGATAGGCTTCTTAAAGGAAGAACGATTTAATATTTATACGTAG
- a CDS encoding putative glycolipid-binding domain-containing protein, whose translation MRPVVWQATKWPATEFLTVKHHEHNRQANGTINGCLDGQPFSIQYEIEITTDWKVSSFFIRRNGIESTELKLTSDLNGHWFDKDGNHVDAFDNCIDIDISLTPFTNTLPVRRLNFEKGKKKTLHMLYIKLPEFELQKLTQHYTKLDNRLYLYENAVSGFRAELPLDEHGIVKDYPGIFTRIY comes from the coding sequence ATGAGACCAGTAGTATGGCAAGCCACCAAATGGCCTGCAACGGAATTTCTGACAGTAAAACATCATGAGCACAACAGGCAAGCAAACGGCACTATCAATGGCTGCCTCGACGGACAGCCTTTCAGTATTCAATACGAAATCGAAATCACTACTGACTGGAAAGTATCTTCCTTTTTTATCCGGCGCAATGGTATCGAAAGCACTGAACTAAAGCTGACATCCGATCTTAACGGTCACTGGTTTGATAAAGACGGAAATCATGTAGATGCCTTTGACAACTGTATAGATATCGATATCTCACTCACTCCTTTTACCAACACATTACCTGTTCGCCGGCTGAATTTTGAAAAAGGTAAAAAAAAGACACTCCATATGCTTTACATCAAATTGCCGGAGTTTGAGTTACAGAAATTAACACAGCACTATACCAAACTGGACAATCGCCTGTACCTGTACGAAAACGCTGTCAGCGGCTTCCGTGCAGAGCTTCCGCTCGATGAACATGGTATTGTAAAGGATTATCCGGGCATTTTTACGCGCATTTACTAA
- a CDS encoding nitronate monooxygenase family protein gives MEQNRLTTLLNIRYPFVQAPMLGITTPAMVAAVSNAGGLGSLPVGGLPPERVTALIREVKAMTSKPFAVNLFIYEEPALDNPSAFQEMQQWLLTLYRSHHLVTAPVVYEDIRIYSYREQLPALLAEGVSLVSFTFGVPDTGGIATLKTHHCKLIGTATSVAEAQVLEKAGVDVIVAQGIEAGGHRGSFLEGPLPEVGTMALVPQMTDRVSLPVIAAGGISDPRSIAAAFSLGAAGVQCGSVFLRSHESAATPHHKAMLSGIADTGTRLTRAFSGRWARGIPNVLMDSIEASGLEINAYPVQDALTQPARKVAKEQDNPDFIVMYAGQAAQMARDLPAAVIMEELVAGILL, from the coding sequence ATGGAACAAAACAGACTGACAACACTGCTTAATATCCGTTATCCTTTTGTACAGGCTCCTATGTTGGGAATCACCACGCCAGCCATGGTGGCGGCGGTAAGTAATGCAGGCGGGCTGGGATCGCTTCCGGTGGGAGGATTGCCTCCCGAAAGAGTGACAGCACTTATACGGGAAGTGAAAGCAATGACCTCCAAACCGTTTGCAGTGAACCTGTTTATCTACGAGGAGCCTGCACTGGACAATCCATCTGCTTTTCAGGAGATGCAGCAGTGGCTGCTTACTTTATACAGGTCCCATCATTTGGTAACCGCCCCTGTTGTATATGAAGACATCAGAATCTATTCCTACCGGGAGCAACTGCCAGCTCTGCTGGCGGAAGGGGTTTCCCTGGTGAGCTTCACTTTCGGGGTACCTGATACAGGGGGTATTGCTACATTAAAAACACATCATTGTAAGCTGATAGGTACTGCCACTTCTGTTGCGGAAGCACAGGTATTGGAGAAAGCAGGAGTAGATGTGATTGTAGCGCAGGGGATTGAAGCGGGTGGTCATCGTGGTAGTTTCCTGGAAGGTCCTTTGCCCGAGGTGGGCACCATGGCACTGGTACCACAGATGACAGATCGTGTAAGCCTGCCCGTTATAGCAGCAGGCGGAATATCTGATCCGCGCAGCATCGCGGCGGCGTTTAGTCTGGGAGCAGCAGGTGTGCAATGTGGTAGTGTGTTTCTGAGAAGTCATGAAAGTGCGGCCACTCCTCATCATAAAGCGATGTTGTCTGGCATTGCTGATACAGGTACACGCCTGACCAGAGCGTTCTCCGGCCGCTGGGCCAGGGGGATTCCAAATGTGTTGATGGACAGTATAGAAGCATCGGGTCTGGAAATAAACGCTTATCCTGTTCAGGATGCCCTGACACAACCGGCGCGTAAGGTGGCAAAAGAACAGGATAACCCTGATTTTATTGTTATGTACGCCGGACAGGCCGCACAAATGGCCAGGGATCTACCGGCAGCCGTGATCATGGAAGAGCTGGTCGCCGGTATTCTGTTATGA